One Trichoplusia ni isolate ovarian cell line Hi5 chromosome 6, tn1, whole genome shotgun sequence DNA segment encodes these proteins:
- the LOC113495400 gene encoding cilia- and flagella-associated protein 206-like isoform X1, whose protein sequence is MACNENVIKNMAQEITRNCQTHNLVVDPEFVVYLIDLLLLNPKYGKLFAKTINRNNLAYFVEECVTKLERGGTALNTLKIQFILQTNYDKLQHLIDKHLKTIQKCLQPLHSEILDADPDPTNEAEMKKLFRKISIYIILASGLGNPGYIITLKEGMAALESVFLLDDLKTFVSLPRSEKSLQLEDLLALVSGVRLFNRDCKKGGEGIPDLPFNLVDAGKACMASLSHSLITVMQRVNRLTTAIEDTIVVQEETGNVIIDLSKHPGISEEDYHEIFDLLAFNRQYEVFIRKLLSDVESMTQKGAQYVERVKAVLEELHTAVKYKAAVPVVNVFPLFAKLWKVWRAMQNVMFLVSTVNRLMSILGSIQDLIKMPYHFLDKMLKGKPVVSDHTRMTYRPSTEDRLSLGSLKNYVAGSTESVGTKPAEFLGFCALCLSAGALVPSNMKIGLIKAKGGCYGFCSVKMAARFSKDPERYINEVLNYARNNPHLINLLNIVENVFNVKDIDDLVVIRVPKIKVFDKDIQTEDHPVESYKEKNYTSDLWEWKRRACQWASIVNCQTHSTQTYYSHLRSEVHCQTVEPRDKCLQTKKDTGMNTVPWNTYIWGLRGQKGCVQHTMKMKQRTSLPKPRVHPVTRCSWPCVGASSESSNDSFGSDGRDFYFPVGSPSDSYSN, encoded by the exons ATGGCGTGCAACGAGAATGTGATAAAGAATATGGCTCAAGAAATAACACGGAACTGCCAAACTCACAACCTGGTTGTGGATCCGGAGTTTGTTGTGTACCTCATAGACTTGCTACTCCTCAATCCGAAGTATGGTAAACTATTCGCTAAGACTATCAATAGGAACAACTTAGCATACTTTGTAGAGGAATGTGTTACGAAGCTTGAGC GCGGAGGTACAGCCTTAAACACATTAAAGATCCAGTTTATCTTGCAAACGAATTACGACAAACTCCAGCACTTGATCGACAAGCACCTGAAGACCATACAGAAGTGCTTGCAGCCCCTCCACTCGGAGATCCTGGACGCCGATCCTGATCCGACGAATGAGGCTGAGATGAAGAAGCTATTCCGCAAGATATCCATCTACATCATACTTGCAAGTGGGCTGGGGAACCCTGGCTATATTATT ACTTTAAAAGAAGGCATGGCGGCGTTAGAGAGCGTGTTCTTGCTGGACGACCTGAAGACATTCGTAAGCCTCCCGCGATCTGAGAAGAGCCTTCAGTTGGAGGACCTGCTGGCCCTCGTGTCCGGGGTCCGGCTCTTCAACAGGGACTGCAAGAAAGGGGGAGAGGGGATACCCGACC TTCCCTTCAACCTGGTGGACGCCGGCAAGGCGTGCATGGCATCTCTCTCGCACTCGCTCATCACGGTGATGCAGCGAGTGAACAGGCTGACCACAGCCATCGAGGACACGATCGTCGTGCAGGAGGAGACCGGCAACGTCATCATTGACTTATCCAAGCACCCTGGAATCAGCGA GGAAGATTACCACGAGATCTTCGACCTGCTGGCTTTCAACCGCCAATACGAGGTGTTCATCCGCAAGCTGCTCTCGGACGTCGAGTCTATGACGCAGAAGGGTGCGCAGTATGTGGAGCGAGTGAAGGCGGTGCTGGAGGAACTGCACACGGCTGTCAAGTACAAGGCCGCTGTGCCTGTTGTTAATGTGTTT CCTCTATTCGCGAAGCTATGGAAGGTGTGGCGAGCGATGCAGAACGTGATGTTCCTGGTGTCCACGGTGAACCGCCTCATGTCCATCCTCGGCAGTATCCAGGACCTGATCAAGATGCCCTATCATTTCCTAGACAAGATGCTGAAAGGGAAACCTGTGGTCTCTGATCAT ACACGGATGACCTATCGTCCGAGTACAGAAGACCGCTTGTCTCTGGGTTCCTTGAAAAACTATGTCGCCGGGAGTACCGAGAGCGTTGGCACCAAACCGGCGGAA TTCCTAGGCTTCTGCGCGTTATGCCTGAGCGCGGGCGCGCTGGTGCCTAGCAACATGAAGATCGGACTGATCAAGGCGAAGGGAGGCTGCTACGGGTTCTGCAGCGTCAAGATGGCTGCTAGGTTCAGCAAGGACCCAGAGAG GTACATAAACGAGGTGCTGAATTACGCCCGCAACAACCCTCACCTCATCAACTTACTTAACATCGTTGAGAACGTGTTCAACGTCAAGGATATTGACGATCTGGTCGTCATACGTGTTCCGAAAA TCAAGGTGTTCGACAAGGACATTCAGACGGAGGACCACCCGGTCGAATCGTATAAAGAGAAGAACTACACGTCGGACCTCTGGGAGTGGAAGAGGAGGGCTTGCCAGTGG GCTTCGATAGTAAACTGTCAAACGCATTCGACTCAAACATACTACAGCCACCTTCGCTCTGAGGTCCACTGTCAAACTGTGGAGCCGAGGGACAAGTGTCTCCAGACCAAGAAGGATACGGGCATGAACACCGTCCCGTGGAACACGTACATATGGGGTCTGCGAGGACAGAAGGGCTGTGTCCAACACACCATGAAGATGAAACAACGGACCTCGTTGCCGAAACCAAGAG TGCATCCAGTGACGCGTTGCTCGTGGCCCTGCGTCGGCGCCTCGTCTGAAAGTTCTAACGATTCGTTCGGGAGCGACGGAAGAGACTTCTATTTCCCCGTCGGCAGTCCTTCCGACTCCTATTCCAACTGA
- the LOC113495005 gene encoding glutamyl-tRNA(Gln) amidotransferase subunit A, mitochondrial-like, with translation MNKLTSYTIREIQKSYADKILTPTSFVDLSLQRAKQTKELNAYVTITEDVAETHSIESEKRFYIYKKPKLLDGVTVGIKDNFCTSNIATTCASEMLKNFVPTYDATVYSRLRRAGACLIGKCNLDEFAMGSGTVDSVFGPTRNPWSYDKDKWRIAGGSSGGSAAAVCSGSCLAAIGSDTGGSTRNPAALCGVVGLKPSYGLVSRYGLIPLVNSMDVPGILARTVDDATMVLNAIAGPDKNDSTTIKRVYNPITLRDIDLSSVRIGIPKEYYCKGMSREVLETWSYVTDLLENEKAIVKSVSLPHTNISIAVYYILNQCEVASNMARYDGVQYGLRASATSSTEELYATTRHRGFNNVVRSRILAGNYFLLTKNYVKYFIKTLKLRRLIVQDFQKVFHNVDGVDLLLTPTTLTDAPLFEDFSQRTNRDQCALQDYCTQPANMAGIPAISIPIKLSENRMPLSLQLMGPPLSEDLLMNVARKIESLVQFPVLKAVT, from the coding sequence ATGAATAAATTAACTTCGTACACAATAAGAGAAATTCAGAAATCATATGCCGACAAAATTTTGACACCCACAAGTTTCGTTGATTTAAGTCTTCAGAGAGCCAAGCAAACCAAAGAATTGAACGCATACGTAACAATAACAGAGGATGTTGCCGAAACCCATAGCATCGAGagtgaaaagaggttttatatctACAAAAAGCCAAAACTATTGGATGGTGTTACAGTTGGTATCAAAGATAATTTTTGTACCAGCAATATAGCGACTACGTGCGCGTCGGAGATGCTGAAGAACTTCGTGCCGACGTACGATGCCACTGTATACTCCAGACTGAGACGCGCGGGTGCCTGTTTGATCGGCAAGTGTAACCTTGACGAGTTCGCCATGGGCTCCGGGACAGTGGACTCCGTGTTCGGGCCTACCCGGAACCCGTGGTCGTACGACAAGGACAAGTGGAGAATCGCGGGCGGCAGCTCTGGCGGCAGTGCGGCCGCAGTGTGCTCGGGGTCCTGCTTGGCAGCTATAGGATCCGACACTGGAGGATCCACTCGCAATCCTGCTGCTCTATGTGGTGTTGTTGGCCTCAAACCATCATATGGACTTGTGTCTAGATATGGCTTAATACCATTAGTGAACTCCATGGATGTGCCAGGCATCTTAGCAAGGACAGTTGATGATGCAACAATGGTGTTGAATGCAATTGCTGGACCTGATAAAAATGACTCCACAACTATCAAAAGAGTTTACAATCCCATCACATTAAGGGATATTGACTTGTCTTCTGTTAGGATTGGCATTCCGAAAGAATACTACTGTAAGGGTATGAGCAGAGAAGTGTTGGAGACATGGAGTTATGTAACAGATCTGCTGGAAAACGAAAAGGCAATAGTAAAGTCTGTGTCCTTACCACACACAAATATATCCATAGCCGTCTACTACATATTAAATCAATGCGAAGTTGCGAGTAACATGGCACGGTATGACGGCGTACAATATGGCCTCAGGGCAAGCGCTACATCCTCTACTGAAGAATTATACGCTACTACTAGGCATAGGGGCTTCAACAATGTTGTCCGGTCCAGAATCCTAGCTGGGAACTATTTCTTATTAACAAAGAACTATGTAAAGTACTTCATAAAAACTCTCAAACTGAGAAGGCTTATCGTACAAGATTTTCAGAAAGTATTTCACAATGTCGATGGAGTTGACTTGTTGTTGACGCCCACCACTCTGACGGATGCTCCTTTATTTGAAGACTTTTCTCAGAGAACCAACAGGGATCAATGTGCTTTACAGGATTACTGCACGCAGCCTGCCAACATGGCTGGGATTCCCGCTATTTCAATACCCATCAAACTGTCCGAGAACAGGATGCCATTATCACTCCAGCTTATGGGTCCACCACTGTCCGAAGATTTGCTCATGAATGTTGCAAGAAAGATTGAAAGTTTAGTACAATTTCCAGTGTTAAAGGCAGtgacttaa
- the LOC113495007 gene encoding uncharacterized protein LOC113495007, translated as MKTVSTNNVEHDRIHSSLIQRETQERIAIAGLTTEILSKLNISIESLPQKCQQLLHQAAETQQALDIEELDPIVISLHQTKELSENLEDEYEILKLKQRNMKLQAQIDRNNMFLDGLRKELQSSQEFLAGQNPSPDNIQDFIRQMKQKVASYEENFEKAKSKFSKLSVPDAILPTSLSTSVNTLVALREEAASLKLRADDVALAREARDTFIRLRR; from the exons ATGAAGACTGTTTCCACAAATAACGTGGAACATGATAGAATCCATTCAAGTTTAATTCAGCGTGAAACCCAGGAACGCATTGCCATcg CTGGCCTAACAACAGAGATATTATCGAAACTCAACATATCCATTGAATCTTTACCTCAAAAATGCCAGCAGTTACTCCATCAGGCCGCCGAAACACAGCAAGCATTGGATATCGAAGAACTAGACCCTATCGTTATATCTCTACACCAAACAAAAGAACTGTCAGAAAATCTAGAAGATGAGTacgagatattaaaattaaaacagagaAATATGAAGTTGCAAGCGCAAATAGACCGTAATAACATGTTTTTGGATGGTCTGAGGAAAGAGTTGCAAAGCTCGCAAGAATTTCTGGCGGGACAGAACCCGAGTCCCGATAATATTCAGGATTTCATCAGGCAGATGAAGCAGAAAGTGGCTTCGTATGAGGAGAACTTTGAGAAGGCTAAG TCGAAATTCTCGAAGCTGTCAGTACCAGACGCCATCTTGCCTACGTCACTCTCCACATCAGTCAACACGTTGGTGGCGTTACGTGAAGAGGCTGCGTCACTGAAACTACGAGCTGATGACGTAGCCCTAGCCAGGGAGGCAAGAGATACCTTCATACGTTTACGgcgataa
- the LOC113495400 gene encoding cilia- and flagella-associated protein 206-like isoform X2, which produces MACNENVIKNMAQEITRNCQTHNLVVDPEFVVYLIDLLLLNPKYGKLFAKTINRNNLAYFVEECVTKLERGGTALNTLKIQFILQTNYDKLQHLIDKHLKTIQKCLQPLHSEILDADPDPTNEAEMKKLFRKISIYIILASGLGNPGYIITLKEGMAALESVFLLDDLKTFVSLPRSEKSLQLEDLLALVSGVRLFNRDCKKGGEGIPDLPFNLVDAGKACMASLSHSLITVMQRVNRLTTAIEDTIVVQEETGNVIIDLSKHPGISEEDYHEIFDLLAFNRQYEVFIRKLLSDVESMTQKGAQYVERVKAVLEELHTAVKYKAAVPVVNVFPLFAKLWKVWRAMQNVMFLVSTVNRLMSILGSIQDLIKMPYHFLDKMLKGKPVVSDHTRMTYRPSTEDRLSLGSLKNYVAGSTESVGTKPAEFLGFCALCLSAGALVPSNMKIGLIKAKGGCYGFCSVKMAARFSKDPERYINEVLNYARNNPHLINLLNIVENVFNVKDIDDLVVIRVPKIKVFDKDIQTEDHPVESYKEKNYTSDLWEWKRRACQWASIVNCQTHSTQTYYSHLRSEVHCQTVEPRDKCLQTKKDTGMNTVPWNTYIWGLRGQKGCVQHTMKMKQRTSLPKPREETTMRLPCLEFRDSSTDVLTMQSHCY; this is translated from the exons ATGGCGTGCAACGAGAATGTGATAAAGAATATGGCTCAAGAAATAACACGGAACTGCCAAACTCACAACCTGGTTGTGGATCCGGAGTTTGTTGTGTACCTCATAGACTTGCTACTCCTCAATCCGAAGTATGGTAAACTATTCGCTAAGACTATCAATAGGAACAACTTAGCATACTTTGTAGAGGAATGTGTTACGAAGCTTGAGC GCGGAGGTACAGCCTTAAACACATTAAAGATCCAGTTTATCTTGCAAACGAATTACGACAAACTCCAGCACTTGATCGACAAGCACCTGAAGACCATACAGAAGTGCTTGCAGCCCCTCCACTCGGAGATCCTGGACGCCGATCCTGATCCGACGAATGAGGCTGAGATGAAGAAGCTATTCCGCAAGATATCCATCTACATCATACTTGCAAGTGGGCTGGGGAACCCTGGCTATATTATT ACTTTAAAAGAAGGCATGGCGGCGTTAGAGAGCGTGTTCTTGCTGGACGACCTGAAGACATTCGTAAGCCTCCCGCGATCTGAGAAGAGCCTTCAGTTGGAGGACCTGCTGGCCCTCGTGTCCGGGGTCCGGCTCTTCAACAGGGACTGCAAGAAAGGGGGAGAGGGGATACCCGACC TTCCCTTCAACCTGGTGGACGCCGGCAAGGCGTGCATGGCATCTCTCTCGCACTCGCTCATCACGGTGATGCAGCGAGTGAACAGGCTGACCACAGCCATCGAGGACACGATCGTCGTGCAGGAGGAGACCGGCAACGTCATCATTGACTTATCCAAGCACCCTGGAATCAGCGA GGAAGATTACCACGAGATCTTCGACCTGCTGGCTTTCAACCGCCAATACGAGGTGTTCATCCGCAAGCTGCTCTCGGACGTCGAGTCTATGACGCAGAAGGGTGCGCAGTATGTGGAGCGAGTGAAGGCGGTGCTGGAGGAACTGCACACGGCTGTCAAGTACAAGGCCGCTGTGCCTGTTGTTAATGTGTTT CCTCTATTCGCGAAGCTATGGAAGGTGTGGCGAGCGATGCAGAACGTGATGTTCCTGGTGTCCACGGTGAACCGCCTCATGTCCATCCTCGGCAGTATCCAGGACCTGATCAAGATGCCCTATCATTTCCTAGACAAGATGCTGAAAGGGAAACCTGTGGTCTCTGATCAT ACACGGATGACCTATCGTCCGAGTACAGAAGACCGCTTGTCTCTGGGTTCCTTGAAAAACTATGTCGCCGGGAGTACCGAGAGCGTTGGCACCAAACCGGCGGAA TTCCTAGGCTTCTGCGCGTTATGCCTGAGCGCGGGCGCGCTGGTGCCTAGCAACATGAAGATCGGACTGATCAAGGCGAAGGGAGGCTGCTACGGGTTCTGCAGCGTCAAGATGGCTGCTAGGTTCAGCAAGGACCCAGAGAG GTACATAAACGAGGTGCTGAATTACGCCCGCAACAACCCTCACCTCATCAACTTACTTAACATCGTTGAGAACGTGTTCAACGTCAAGGATATTGACGATCTGGTCGTCATACGTGTTCCGAAAA TCAAGGTGTTCGACAAGGACATTCAGACGGAGGACCACCCGGTCGAATCGTATAAAGAGAAGAACTACACGTCGGACCTCTGGGAGTGGAAGAGGAGGGCTTGCCAGTGG GCTTCGATAGTAAACTGTCAAACGCATTCGACTCAAACATACTACAGCCACCTTCGCTCTGAGGTCCACTGTCAAACTGTGGAGCCGAGGGACAAGTGTCTCCAGACCAAGAAGGATACGGGCATGAACACCGTCCCGTGGAACACGTACATATGGGGTCTGCGAGGACAGAAGGGCTGTGTCCAACACACCATGAAGATGAAACAACGGACCTCGTTGCCGAAACCAAGAG AGGAGACCACTATGCGTTTGCCCTGTCTGGAATTCAGAGACAGTTCAACTGACGTGTTGACGATGCAGAGCCATTGTTACTAA